The genomic DNA TTGAAAAGTTCATTTCATTACCTCCCGTTAAACACAATATTAAGCAATTAGCTTATTAATATCAAAGCCTGAAATTAAGCATATAGCTTTATTTAATAGCGTTAACACCATTAAATAAACTATTTGCTTAAATATGCTCGGATTTGCTATTAATTTAAGCTATTTGCATATTGTGAGTGTAAGCTAATAGTGTTATTCTTTTTATAAGCTATTTGCTGATAGATTCGGAGGAGAAATAATGGATGTTAATCATAGGATTAAGGAAATTAGAGAAACCAAAAGAAATAATTCAGGAAGAAAATTAAGTGGTACCGCAGTGGCAAAGATGTTAGGAATCACTCCCCAGTATTACTATGAAATCGAAAGAGGTGAGAAAAACTTAAGTGCTGAAATGGCAAGGAATATATCTGAAATTTTTGGCGTAACAACCGATTACTTGTTAGGTATTTCTGATGATCCAAACGATTCAGAACCAAAACGACGACAAACAGAGATTACTGATAAAGATGAACGTGACATAGCTAAACGCATGGAAGAAATCAAAAAAGACTTACAAGATGATGGTGGTCTCAGCTTTTCTGGTGAACCGATGAGCGATGAGGCTAAAGAGTCATTACTCGATGCTATGGAACATGTGGTAAGACAGACTCAGCGAATTAACAAGAAATACATACCTAAAAAATACAGAGAAGATAAAGATAAAGATTAGGGGTGACCAAGGGGGTCAAATTTTTGAAGTGGGTTAAAGATAATGTGGGTACATTAATTAAGAAATGTAAAACAAACGATCCTTTTGAAATTGCAAACTTTATAAATGTCCATGTTGTACCCTGGGATCTGCATGAGGAGATCAATGGATTTTACAAATACGATCGTCGAAATAAATACATATTTTATAACAGCAATTTGGGTAACGAAATGCAATACTTTGTATGCGCTCACGAACTTGGACACGCTGTTTTGCACCCAAAAGTGAATACGCCGTTTCTTCGGTCAAGTACATTTTTCTCTATAAACAAAATTGAGGTTGAAGCGAATACATTTGCTGTGGAATTACTTATCCCGGATAAAGTGATTTATGATCAATGCAATTCAAGAATGACTATTCAAGAAGCTGCATCAACATACAATGTGCCACATGAAGTAGCACATCTAAAAAATTTTTAACTTCAAATAGAACATACATTCTATTAAGGAGGTGAAAATAGGCTAACCGATAAACTGAAAGGAGAAATGTAAATGAGCAGTATTAGTTACAGGCAACATAAGGGTAAATGGGAATATAGAATCGTGTATGAAGATCCCTTTACTCAAAAACCTAAGGAAAAATCAAAACGTGGATTCAGAACTAAGCCAGAAGCACGTTATGCAGCGCAGGAAATGGAGAAAAAATTGCTTAATGGAAACGAATACGACACTCCGTTTGCCTTGAAAAATTATCTTAGGGAATGGTTAACAACATTCAAGGAAAACAACGTTAGCAAGAATACGTATGAGCTTCATGAACACAATGTTGAAAATCACATCATCCCTTATTTTAAGGACATCAACATAACGGATATTAAGCCTATGATGTACCAAAAATTTATTAATTATCTTATTGACGAGGATCAGCAGGATTATAGCAAGCGTACTACTGAGATTATTCATGGGACGATGTTCAATGCTTTAAACAAAGCTGTCTCTATGGGTAAATTAGAGAAAAACCCCTGTCTAGACGTTGAAATTAAAATTAAGCCTAAGAAAAATGGTGATGACCTGAAATACATGAAAAGTGAAGATATTTCTTTGTTTTTGAAAACAGCTTATAAATACGGATATATTTATTACATTTACTTTAAAACGTTGATTAACACGGGTTTGAGAAAAGGTGAAGCCGCTGCCCTTCAGTGGGATGATATTGACTTCAAAGAAAACAAAATTAAAATTACGAAAACGTTAGATTTCAAGGCTAAGACAAGAGATGAGATATTTGGTGATACAAAAACTTATCATTCAAAACGGGTGATCAAAATAAACAAGTTGTTAGCTGATGATTTACGGATGCACATGAAATATCAAAACGATAACAAACTTATTCTCAATGAAGCTTACGATCATAAGTCAAATTTGGTTTTTGCTAGAAAAGACGGTTCATTTTTGCCTAAATCTAGTTTGTTTAATGCTTTTGAACGCATTCTTAAACGCGCTGGACTTCAAAAGCTCCCCATTCACTCAACTCGACATACTCATGCTGTACTTCTATTGGAATCTAAGGCAAGTATGAAATACATTCAAGAAAGGCTTGGTCACAAAAGCATAGAAATCACGGCTGATATTTACTCGCATATTAGTGACAAAATTGATAATGATTCGATGGATCAATATGATGATTACATGAATACGATTTTAGAATAATTCTTGGGTGTTGCTTGGGTACCCACATAACTCACCCTCATTAAACCTCAAAACACCCAAGAAATAATAATCCCTCGACGCCTGAGCGCCAAGGGATTCAAAGATTAATAGGTAGCCATATATTGATCGCGTTCCCACGGGTGGACTTGCGTGCGGAACATATCCCATTCAATTTCTTTTGATTCGATGAAATGTTCTAAGGTATGTTCTCCAAGGGATTCGCTGATAATTTTGTCCGCTTTAAGTAGCTCAATGGCTTCTTTTAATGTTGCTGGCAAGTCTTGAATGCCTTCCTCTTCCCGTTCTTCTTGATCCATGACGTAAATATTCTTATCAACGGGATCAGGTGGGGTCATTTTGTTTTTGACACCGTCAAGACCAGCAGCGAGCATCGTTGTCATGGCCAAATATGGATTGGCGGATGGATCTACACTTCGAACCTCAATACGTGTGCTCAAGCCGCGAGAAGCCGGAATACGGACGAGAGGACTACGGTTTTGCATCGACCAAGCCACATAGCTTGGGGCTTCAAATCCTGGTACAAGCCGCTTATATGAATTCACAATAGGATTCGTTACAGCAGTGAACCCGCGAGCGTGTTTGACAACGCCGGCAATGAATTGCATAGCCGTATCATTTAATTGCGATTCGGTCTCAGGGTCATAGAATGCATTATCCTTGCCATTAAATAATGACATGTTAGCATGCATACCCGATCCGTTGACACCGAAAAGCGGTTTTGGCATAAAGGTCGCATGTAAACCATGCTTTCTGGCGATGGTTTTAACAACGAGTTTAAACGTTTGGATATTATCACACGTTGTCACCGCATCAGCATATTTGAAGTCAATTTCATGCTGCCCAGGAGCAACTTCGTGGTGAGAAGCTTCGATTTCAAAACCCATGTCTTCAAGCTCAAGCACAATATCACGTCGGCAGTTTTCACCAAGATCCGTTGGGGCCAAATCGAAATAACCGCCTTTGTCATTCAGTTCAAGCGTGGGATCGCCCTTTTCATCCATTTTAAAGAGGAAGAATTCTGGTTCCGGTCCGATATTAAAATGCGTGAAACCAAGGTCTTCCATTTCCTTTAACTGTCGTTTCAAAACAGTACGAGGGTCCCCTTCGAACGGTGTGCCATCAGGGCTGTAAATATCACAGATCAGACGGGCGACACGGCCTTTTTCTGATGTCCATGGGAAAACGACCCATGTATCCAAATCAGGATACAAAATCATATCCGATTCTTCAATCCGTACAAATCCTTCAATAGAGGAACCATCAAACATCATATCATTATCTAACGCCTTAGGCAGTTGATCAACAGGAATCTCAACATTTTTAATAATGCCTAACAGATCCGTGAATTGCAGGCGTACAAATTTAACGTTTTCTTCTTCAGCCATTTTCATAATGTCTTCGCGAGAATATTGGCTCATAAAATCAGTGTTCCTCCCAAACTATTTTTTGATGATCTTTCTAGTAACTTGATAGGGTCAGCATACTATAGCCGTTTAGAGCGGTCATGTTTTATGTTATATTTTCTTACAATAAAAAACATGGCACCAGCCAATATCCTGTTTATGTACTTATTATTGTTTCCAAACCTTGTGACACGGCGATTTTAACATGTTCATAGGTTAGACCTCCTTGGACATAAGCGACATAAGGTGATCGTAAGGGGGCATCAGCCGTTAACTCTATGCTTGATCCTTGGACAAAGGTACCTGCAGCCATAATCACGGGATCATCATAACCTGGCATATCATCTGGATATGGCTTCACATGCGCATTGATTGGAGAGTGTTTTTGAACCATTTGGCAAAATTGAACTAATTCTTGCTTCGTGTTAAACGAAACGGTTTGGACCAAATCCGTTCTTGATTCATACCATGTCGGTGAAGCCTGATATCCCGCTTCTTCCAGCAAAGCTGCTGTGAATACAGCCCCTTTGAGGGCCTGAGCGGTGACGTGCGGCGCGAGAAATAAACCTTGATACATTAAATCTAATCCGGAGAAAGCCGGACCGACCTCTCTACCAATACCTGGCGCTGTCATTCGCCCGGCACATTGTTCGATCAGCGATGTTCGTCCCGCGATATATCCCCCAGTCTTCGCCAACCCACCGCCAGGATTTTTAATCAGTGACCCGGCAATAAGATCAGCTCCGATATGCGGCGGCTCC from Tuberibacillus sp. Marseille-P3662 includes the following:
- a CDS encoding helix-turn-helix domain-containing protein, coding for MDVNHRIKEIRETKRNNSGRKLSGTAVAKMLGITPQYYYEIERGEKNLSAEMARNISEIFGVTTDYLLGISDDPNDSEPKRRQTEITDKDERDIAKRMEEIKKDLQDDGGLSFSGEPMSDEAKESLLDAMEHVVRQTQRINKKYIPKKYREDKDKD
- a CDS encoding ImmA/IrrE family metallo-endopeptidase, translated to MKWVKDNVGTLIKKCKTNDPFEIANFINVHVVPWDLHEEINGFYKYDRRNKYIFYNSNLGNEMQYFVCAHELGHAVLHPKVNTPFLRSSTFFSINKIEVEANTFAVELLIPDKVIYDQCNSRMTIQEAASTYNVPHEVAHLKNF
- the glnA gene encoding type I glutamate--ammonia ligase; the encoded protein is MSQYSREDIMKMAEEENVKFVRLQFTDLLGIIKNVEIPVDQLPKALDNDMMFDGSSIEGFVRIEESDMILYPDLDTWVVFPWTSEKGRVARLICDIYSPDGTPFEGDPRTVLKRQLKEMEDLGFTHFNIGPEPEFFLFKMDEKGDPTLELNDKGGYFDLAPTDLGENCRRDIVLELEDMGFEIEASHHEVAPGQHEIDFKYADAVTTCDNIQTFKLVVKTIARKHGLHATFMPKPLFGVNGSGMHANMSLFNGKDNAFYDPETESQLNDTAMQFIAGVVKHARGFTAVTNPIVNSYKRLVPGFEAPSYVAWSMQNRSPLVRIPASRGLSTRIEVRSVDPSANPYLAMTTMLAAGLDGVKNKMTPPDPVDKNIYVMDQEEREEEGIQDLPATLKEAIELLKADKIISESLGEHTLEHFIESKEIEWDMFRTQVHPWERDQYMATY
- a CDS encoding tyrosine-type recombinase/integrase; the encoded protein is MSSISYRQHKGKWEYRIVYEDPFTQKPKEKSKRGFRTKPEARYAAQEMEKKLLNGNEYDTPFALKNYLREWLTTFKENNVSKNTYELHEHNVENHIIPYFKDINITDIKPMMYQKFINYLIDEDQQDYSKRTTEIIHGTMFNALNKAVSMGKLEKNPCLDVEIKIKPKKNGDDLKYMKSEDISLFLKTAYKYGYIYYIYFKTLINTGLRKGEAAALQWDDIDFKENKIKITKTLDFKAKTRDEIFGDTKTYHSKRVIKINKLLADDLRMHMKYQNDNKLILNEAYDHKSNLVFARKDGSFLPKSSLFNAFERILKRAGLQKLPIHSTRHTHAVLLLESKASMKYIQERLGHKSIEITADIYSHISDKIDNDSMDQYDDYMNTILE